A window of the Pseudomonas furukawaii genome harbors these coding sequences:
- a CDS encoding type II secretion system protein GspG, giving the protein MKGLAACLGALRNALLALPRFFIATIPPRDLTVTRLGVTRSRIRAYWQAHGRLPPSLSDLPPTPGRDNATVDGWGRRILYRVTGDSIVTLSSLGADGAVGGTGQDEDISVHFDARD; this is encoded by the coding sequence GTGAAGGGGCTCGCAGCCTGCCTCGGCGCCCTGAGGAACGCCCTGCTGGCGCTCCCGCGATTCTTCATCGCCACCATCCCGCCGCGCGATCTCACCGTCACCCGGCTCGGCGTCACCCGGTCGAGGATCAGGGCCTACTGGCAGGCCCATGGCCGCCTTCCGCCCAGCCTGTCCGACCTGCCGCCTACCCCCGGCCGCGACAACGCCACGGTCGATGGCTGGGGCCGCCGCATCCTCTACCGCGTCACGGGCGACTCGATCGTCACGCTGTCGAGCCTGGGCGCGGACGGAGCGGTTGGCGGCACGGGGCAGGACGAAGACATCAGCGTTCACTTCGATGCCCGCGATTAG
- a CDS encoding right-handed parallel beta-helix repeat-containing protein — protein sequence MQGDFSILNFDPHQHESGVNPPSLGVLRNLSGVLHQQGRVTLDADLTEGELLDLAWQGQAGRDVIGAGVCAVPASEPEGFRVEAAAVVDGGVQVHLRPGRAWADGILTHLAGVTPDPQALVTRLATYLGPPLATPEPSTDQIDDGIRDAVILEVSEEALHGFQYPQRLIEPALGGPDTSERAYVNFRLRLLRLGAGEDCHSLLARLRDAPSAKGRLSATLAPVLNLVGDCPVVGGGGYTGFEHCLYRIEIAEAPDGAPARFKWSQWNGGLAGRGRFDASGDPDRVIIDAGRAAIVNSGLNEFYLEALEYDERVGAWTVVYGSIARLNTDHDLELQAPASFGSLPGTLDSVFFRLWNGIGEIQDYPEIADPRALRDGIRLAFDPTGHYRPGDYWTFSVRAGEIGNPQVLLDRAPPVGIVHHRVPLAEINWTGRRNTEISGSIEDCRRRFRPLTNQKLCCTFLVGDGVSSFGDFNALEEAAFHLPAAGGELCLLPGVHRTNLRLEGRRNVKIHGCRWRTLVLPRTETRSQPLLHFVDCAGIEVCDLDLVTFDSIAVRIDGSREDGCRDLDIHDNRMIARTNAIRATQAMGLKIAGNRLHLLDTVDGRATLSIAADDVLVERNTLVLLPFIDQTPDEPDEPDDDPTRDPADPCARPQILYLHPLLVRQYALAVWALPIAQLLPQQPYRALGGIHLRAGSERVRLVENTLAGGAGNGVTLGGDLDPAEAPPPAEPPALLSATGTAAPPATVNVAAGGQFLALVQDERGTPLSGVDLYLEDATVATDRSDAQGMASIKTAPGTYRLDVSPQFQVLRITEARDQGVLVNAVTLAARAPSELRGFLHEISIEANDISMMGLSGIGFAPRNGTDLKGPSRGIPGNDPKAALLAYLDAALLNLALTPLLRATDPVRDLVIRGNRLHHNLRNPFDDALLADAQFIGRGGVSLALVEAARISGNHIHENGPRAVDPVCGIFVGYGDNLEITDNQLAANGATTTGFEENRNAGIRGGLYLRFAGALTSHLSTSSGRHAALRVHDNRIDQPAGRALTAFAFGPVSVANNHFNSEFSGQFGFLDTMVGGVLILNLGGIHRLLARTYGAYLAFEPGGTGKGRFSDLAERALPGGETLFDDNYVRLGLANRSITSQVLLAADDLGYAANTSAVYRGAPFFANAVLMADTVRATASRLREDLARTLSLLTIGLRMNMTALNQADHCIVAQPAAGMGPLPTLDQPNQVLDAVQCGRLFPNRAAVGQFLVSVLAANAEPLGGTLSSDAFTAAELDTLGRQAGARALAQVNATQVATARVYQAEAARMTLKHGAGFPASVALNARSQADAETNRLLATSSETLTISTPTAPEGGSTFSGRLINDRGQGLADYRVALLRSNGTAVETLGVTDASGAFSAAYDSARTARLAKEGELFAQVSDLAGREVLRDSTALRFDTGAALQATLVMPVRVVPKSVVVDATLIYGTPAASAPTSPKPTPEPPPRVRTPLDRLELDDATRNQLAASGIRDVEGIVETSPKTLARILGGAEQAEKLTGMAKQALAQTPPPKPTAPGRAARTTAKKPTPRKR from the coding sequence ATGCAAGGCGATTTCTCGATACTGAACTTCGACCCCCACCAGCACGAAAGCGGGGTCAACCCACCGTCCCTGGGCGTGCTGCGCAACCTCAGCGGCGTGCTCCACCAGCAGGGCCGCGTGACCCTCGACGCCGACCTCACCGAGGGCGAGTTGCTGGATCTCGCCTGGCAGGGCCAGGCGGGTCGCGATGTCATCGGCGCCGGCGTCTGCGCGGTGCCGGCCAGCGAACCCGAGGGGTTCCGCGTGGAAGCGGCGGCGGTGGTGGATGGCGGGGTGCAGGTGCATCTGCGCCCCGGTCGTGCCTGGGCCGACGGTATCCTGACGCACCTGGCGGGCGTCACCCCCGACCCGCAGGCATTGGTCACGCGCCTGGCCACCTACCTGGGCCCGCCGCTGGCCACGCCCGAGCCGAGCACCGACCAGATCGACGACGGCATCCGCGACGCGGTGATACTCGAGGTCTCGGAGGAGGCGTTGCACGGCTTCCAGTACCCGCAACGGCTGATCGAACCGGCCCTGGGCGGCCCGGACACCAGCGAACGCGCCTACGTCAACTTCCGCCTGCGCCTGCTGCGCCTGGGCGCCGGCGAAGACTGTCACAGCCTCCTCGCGCGGTTGCGTGACGCCCCATCCGCCAAGGGACGCCTCAGCGCCACCCTGGCGCCGGTGCTGAACCTGGTGGGCGACTGCCCGGTGGTGGGCGGTGGCGGCTACACCGGATTCGAGCATTGCCTCTATCGCATCGAGATCGCCGAGGCTCCGGACGGCGCCCCGGCGCGCTTCAAGTGGAGCCAGTGGAACGGCGGCCTCGCCGGCCGTGGCCGCTTCGACGCCAGCGGCGACCCCGACCGGGTGATCATCGACGCCGGCCGCGCGGCCATCGTCAACTCGGGGCTCAACGAGTTCTACCTGGAAGCCCTGGAGTACGACGAACGGGTGGGTGCCTGGACGGTGGTCTACGGCAGCATCGCCCGCCTCAACACCGACCACGACCTGGAACTGCAGGCGCCCGCCAGCTTCGGCAGCCTGCCGGGCACCCTGGATTCGGTGTTCTTCCGCCTGTGGAACGGCATCGGCGAGATCCAGGACTATCCCGAGATCGCCGACCCGCGAGCGCTGCGTGACGGCATCCGCCTGGCCTTTGACCCCACCGGCCACTACCGGCCGGGCGACTACTGGACCTTCAGCGTACGCGCCGGGGAGATCGGCAATCCGCAGGTCCTGCTCGACCGCGCGCCGCCGGTCGGCATCGTCCATCACCGCGTGCCGCTGGCGGAGATCAACTGGACCGGCCGGCGCAACACCGAGATCTCGGGCAGCATCGAGGACTGCCGCAGGCGCTTCCGCCCGCTGACCAACCAGAAGCTCTGCTGCACCTTCCTGGTGGGGGACGGCGTGAGCAGCTTCGGCGACTTCAATGCCCTGGAGGAAGCCGCCTTCCACCTGCCGGCGGCCGGTGGCGAGCTCTGCCTGCTGCCCGGCGTGCATCGCACCAACCTGCGCCTGGAAGGCCGGCGCAACGTGAAGATCCATGGTTGCCGCTGGCGCACCCTGGTGCTGCCACGCACCGAAACCCGCAGCCAGCCGCTGCTGCACTTCGTCGACTGCGCCGGAATCGAGGTCTGCGACCTGGACCTGGTGACGTTCGACAGCATCGCCGTGCGCATCGACGGCAGCCGCGAGGATGGCTGCCGCGATCTGGACATCCATGACAACCGCATGATCGCCCGCACCAACGCGATCCGCGCCACCCAGGCCATGGGCCTGAAGATCGCCGGCAACCGCCTGCACCTGCTGGACACCGTCGACGGCCGGGCCACCCTGTCGATCGCCGCCGACGACGTGCTGGTCGAGCGCAATACCCTGGTGCTGCTGCCCTTCATCGACCAGACGCCCGACGAGCCGGACGAACCCGACGACGACCCTACCCGCGACCCCGCCGATCCCTGCGCCAGGCCGCAGATCCTCTACCTGCATCCGCTGCTGGTGCGGCAGTACGCCCTCGCCGTCTGGGCCCTGCCGATCGCGCAGCTGCTGCCGCAGCAGCCGTACCGCGCCCTGGGCGGGATCCATCTGCGGGCCGGCTCCGAGCGCGTGCGTCTTGTGGAAAACACCCTGGCCGGCGGTGCCGGCAACGGCGTCACCCTGGGAGGCGACCTCGACCCGGCCGAGGCCCCGCCGCCCGCCGAGCCGCCCGCCCTCCTCTCGGCGACGGGGACTGCCGCGCCGCCGGCGACCGTCAACGTGGCCGCCGGCGGACAATTCCTCGCCCTGGTGCAGGACGAGCGGGGCACGCCCCTGTCCGGCGTCGACCTGTACCTGGAAGACGCCACGGTCGCCACCGACCGCAGCGATGCCCAGGGCATGGCCAGCATCAAGACCGCCCCCGGCACCTACCGCCTGGACGTGTCGCCGCAATTCCAGGTGCTGCGCATCACCGAAGCGCGGGACCAGGGCGTGCTGGTCAACGCCGTGACCCTGGCGGCCCGCGCCCCATCAGAGCTGCGCGGATTCCTGCACGAGATCAGCATCGAGGCCAATGACATCTCGATGATGGGCCTGTCCGGCATCGGCTTCGCACCACGCAACGGCACCGACCTGAAGGGCCCGAGCCGTGGGATTCCCGGCAATGATCCGAAAGCGGCGTTGCTGGCCTACCTCGATGCGGCGCTGCTCAACCTCGCACTGACGCCGTTGCTGCGCGCAACCGATCCGGTACGCGACCTGGTGATCCGGGGCAACCGCCTGCACCACAACCTGCGCAACCCCTTCGACGACGCGCTGCTGGCCGACGCCCAGTTCATCGGACGGGGTGGCGTTTCCCTGGCCCTGGTCGAAGCGGCGCGGATCAGCGGCAACCACATCCATGAGAACGGCCCCCGCGCCGTGGATCCGGTGTGCGGCATATTCGTCGGCTACGGCGACAACCTGGAAATCACCGACAACCAGCTCGCCGCCAATGGCGCCACCACCACCGGCTTCGAGGAGAACCGCAACGCCGGCATCCGTGGCGGCCTGTACCTGCGTTTCGCCGGGGCGCTCACCTCGCACCTGTCCACGTCCAGCGGCCGCCACGCCGCCCTGCGCGTGCATGACAACCGCATCGACCAGCCCGCCGGCCGCGCCCTGACCGCCTTCGCCTTCGGCCCCGTGTCGGTGGCCAACAACCATTTCAACAGCGAGTTCAGCGGCCAGTTCGGCTTCCTCGACACGATGGTGGGCGGGGTGCTGATCCTCAACCTCGGCGGTATCCATCGCCTGCTCGCACGGACCTATGGCGCCTATCTCGCGTTCGAGCCCGGTGGCACCGGCAAGGGCCGCTTCAGCGACCTGGCCGAGCGCGCCCTGCCGGGTGGCGAGACGCTGTTCGACGACAACTACGTGCGCCTGGGCCTGGCCAACCGCTCGATCACCTCGCAGGTACTGCTGGCCGCGGACGACCTGGGCTACGCCGCCAATACCTCGGCGGTCTATCGCGGCGCACCCTTCTTCGCCAACGCCGTGCTGATGGCCGACACCGTCCGCGCGACGGCATCACGGCTGCGCGAGGACCTCGCCAGGACACTCTCCCTGCTGACCATCGGCCTGCGCATGAACATGACGGCGCTGAACCAGGCGGACCACTGCATCGTCGCCCAGCCCGCCGCCGGGATGGGGCCGTTGCCGACCCTGGACCAGCCCAACCAGGTGCTGGACGCCGTCCAGTGCGGCCGGCTGTTTCCCAACCGCGCTGCGGTCGGCCAGTTCCTCGTCAGCGTGCTGGCCGCCAACGCCGAGCCGCTCGGCGGAACGCTGTCGTCCGACGCCTTCACTGCGGCGGAACTGGATACCCTGGGCCGGCAGGCCGGCGCCCGCGCACTCGCCCAGGTGAACGCGACCCAGGTGGCGACCGCCAGGGTCTACCAGGCCGAGGCGGCGCGCATGACGCTCAAGCACGGTGCCGGGTTCCCGGCCAGCGTGGCCCTCAACGCGAGAAGCCAGGCCGACGCGGAAACCAACCGCCTGCTGGCCACCAGTTCGGAAACCCTGACGATCAGCACGCCGACGGCCCCCGAGGGCGGTTCGACCTTCAGCGGCCGCCTCATCAACGACCGCGGCCAGGGCCTGGCCGATTACCGGGTCGCGCTGCTGCGCAGCAACGGCACCGCAGTCGAGACCCTGGGCGTCACCGATGCCAGCGGCGCCTTCAGCGCGGCCTATGACAGCGCCCGGACCGCACGCCTGGCCAAGGAAGGCGAGCTGTTCGCCCAGGTCAGCGATCTTGCCGGCAGGGAGGTGCTGCGGGACAGCACCGCGCTGCGCTTCGACACCGGTGCCGCGCTGCAAGCCACCCTGGTGATGCCGGTGCGCGTAGTGCCGAAGTCGGTGGTGGTCGACGCCACGCTGATCTACGGAACGCCCGCCGCGAGCGCGCCCACCTCGCCGAAGCCGACACCCGAGCCGCCACCCAGGGTGCGTACGCCACTCGACAGGCTCGAGCTGGACGACGCGACCCGCAATCAACTGGCCGCCAGCGGTATCCGGGACGTCGAAGGCATAGTCGAAACCAGTCCGAAGACCCTCGCCAGGATCCTCGGCGGTGCGGAGCAGGCGGAGAAGCTGACCGGGATGGCGAAGCAGGCGCTCGCGCAGACGCCACCGCCGAAACCGACCGCCCCCGGCCGCGCGGCTCGCACGACCGCGAAGAAACCCACCCCCAGGAAACGCTGA
- a CDS encoding eCIS core domain-containing protein — protein sequence MLTTQQEAHPQRVRRNDGALPALAGSSPRQPALVQRRSSPASCACGGSCPRCQAGSGLKVGAPDDAHEREADAVAERLMRRDSTSGPVTPVAAGLQPRSAGTATPGAVAPASVDAVLSGAGEALDSGTRGFFEPRFGQDFSRVQVHLDAAAGRSARDLGAQAYTVGQHMVFAPGRFAPGTAEGRHLLAHELTHVVQQSGRSDGYLRRQIDDSDGGTPGSADSGSPGSFDGDSADVEIPAAPPRRDAGADTAETAAPMGSGTTAEITLETGNTGAGALNNLVHQQVCVDRPSRSKRCYSFAATGAQLPQFASTWLGWSSWVTGAILQGEVYDPAPVPGASIVSTHTPTVAQADNWVNYMDGSRLGLQDGYSVARHNCRLFSQWEFRDAPSHW from the coding sequence ATGCTCACCACACAGCAGGAAGCGCACCCCCAGCGGGTACGCCGAAACGACGGGGCGCTGCCGGCACTCGCAGGCTCGTCGCCACGGCAGCCCGCCCTTGTCCAGCGGCGGAGTTCGCCCGCATCCTGCGCCTGCGGCGGGTCCTGCCCGCGCTGCCAGGCCGGGTCGGGGCTGAAGGTCGGAGCCCCCGACGATGCCCACGAGCGCGAAGCCGACGCGGTGGCCGAGCGCCTGATGCGCAGGGACTCGACAAGCGGCCCCGTCACCCCCGTTGCCGCAGGCCTGCAACCCAGGTCCGCTGGAACCGCGACACCCGGGGCCGTCGCGCCCGCCAGCGTCGATGCGGTCCTGAGCGGTGCGGGCGAAGCGCTGGACAGCGGGACCCGGGGATTCTTCGAGCCGCGATTCGGCCAGGACTTTTCCAGGGTGCAGGTGCACCTCGACGCGGCCGCCGGGCGGTCGGCGCGAGACCTGGGCGCCCAGGCCTACACGGTGGGGCAGCACATGGTGTTCGCACCGGGCCGCTTCGCCCCCGGAACCGCCGAGGGCCGGCACCTGCTGGCCCACGAACTCACCCATGTGGTGCAGCAATCGGGGCGAAGCGACGGTTACCTGCGACGGCAAATCGATGACAGCGATGGCGGCACGCCGGGGTCCGCCGACTCGGGCTCCCCGGGTTCCTTCGACGGCGACAGCGCCGATGTCGAGATTCCCGCCGCCCCACCCCGTCGCGACGCCGGGGCCGATACCGCTGAAACCGCCGCCCCGATGGGGTCGGGAACCACGGCCGAAATCACCCTGGAAACCGGCAATACGGGCGCCGGGGCCTTGAACAACCTGGTTCACCAGCAGGTTTGCGTGGATCGGCCGTCCCGCTCCAAGCGCTGCTATTCCTTCGCCGCCACCGGCGCCCAGCTGCCGCAGTTCGCTTCGACCTGGCTGGGCTGGAGCAGTTGGGTGACGGGGGCGATCCTGCAGGGCGAGGTCTATGACCCGGCTCCCGTCCCCGGCGCCTCCATCGTGAGCACCCACACCCCCACCGTTGCCCAGGCCGATAACTGGGTCAACTACATGGACGGCAGCCGCCTGGGCCTGCAGGACGGCTATTCCGTCGCACGCCACAACTGCCGGCTGTTCTCGCAGTGGGAGTTCAGGGATGCACCGAGTCACTGGTAG